In the Lysobacter stagni genome, CCGCTGGCGACGACGATCGGTCTCGTCGATGGCCTTCTGCATCGAGTTCGTGATGCGGTCCGCATACAGGATCGCCTTGCCGCGCACGTTGCGCGCCGCGCGGCCGATGGTCTGGATCAGCGAGCCGGCCGAACGCAGGAAGCCTTCCTTGTCCGCGTCCAGGATCGCCACCAGCGATACCTCCGGCATGTCCAGGCCTTCGCGCAGCAGGTTGATGCCCACCAGCACGTCGAACTTGCCCAGGCGCAGGTCGCGGATGATCTCCACGCGCTCGACCGTGTCCACGTCCGAATGCAGGTAGCGCACGCGCACGCCATGCTCGCCGAGGTATTCGGTGAGGTTCTCCGCCATGCGCTTGGTGAGCGTGGTGATGAGCACGCGATCGCCCATCGCGACGCGTTTGGTGATCTCGCCCAGCACGTCGTCGACCTGGGTGCCGACGGGGCGGATCTCGACCTCCGGATCGATCAGGCCGGTCGGACGCACGACCAGTTCGACGATGTTGTCTTCCGACTTGCGCAGCTCGTACGGGCCCGGTGTCGCGGAGACGTAGATCGCGCGCGGCGAACGCCCCTCCCATTCCTCGAAGCGCAGCGGACGGTTGTCGAGCGCGGACGGCAGGCGGAAGCCGAACTCCACCAGCGTTTCCTTGCGCGAGCGGTCGCCCTTGTACATCGCACCGATCTGCGGAACGGTGACGTGCGATTCGTCGACGACCAGCAGCGCGTCCGGCGGCAGGTAGTCGAACAGGCACGGCGGCGGCTCGCCCGGCATGTGACCGGTGAGGTGGCGCGAGTAATTTTCGATGCCGTTGCAGTAGCCGACCTCGGCCAGCATCTCCAGGTCGAACTGGGTGCGCTGCGCCAGGCGCTGCGCCTCCACCAGCTTGTTCTGCGCGTACAGCTGTTCCAGTCGTTCGCGCAGCTCTTCCTTGATGGTTTCGATGGCGTCCAGCACCGTGCGGCGGGTGGTGACGTAATGCGAGCCCGGGTAGATCGTGTAGCGCGGCACCTGACGCAGGGTTTCACCGGTCAGCGGGTCGAAGATCGTGAGCCGCTCGATCTCGCCATCGAACAGCTCGATGCGCAGCGCCTCGGCGTCGCTTTCGGCCGGGTGCACGTCCACCACCTCGCCGCGAACACGGTAGGTGGCGCGGCGCAGTTCGGTGTCGTTGCGGTCGTACTGCATTTCGGTGAGGCGGCGGATCAGTTCGCGCTGGTCGATGCGTTCGCCGCGCACCATGTGCAGCACCATGCGGAAGTATTCGTTCGGATCGCCCAGGCCGTAGATGGCCGACACCGTGCAGACGATCAGCGCGTCGCGACGCTCCAGCAGCGCCTTGGTCGCCGACAGCCGCATCTGCTCGATGTGCTCGTTCACCGAGCTGTCCTTCTCGATGAAGGTATCGGACGACGGAACGTAGGCTTCCGGCTGGTAGTAGTCGTAGTAGCTGACGAAGTACTCCACCGCGTTGTGCGGGAAGAACGCCTTGAACTCGCCGTACAGCTGCGCGGCCAGCGTCTTGTTCGGCGCCATGACGATCGTCGGCTTCTGCACCTGCTGGACGACGTTGGCGACGGTGAAGGTCTTGCCCGAACCGGTCACGCCCAGCACCGTCTGCGATGCGAGCCCGCTCTCGAAGCCGTCTACCAGGCGCACGATGGCCTGCGGCTGATCGCCGGCGGGTTCGTAGGGGGCG is a window encoding:
- the uvrB gene encoding excinuclease ABC subunit UvrB, producing MNDSVHPAGFQLVAPYEPAGDQPQAIVRLVDGFESGLASQTVLGVTGSGKTFTVANVVQQVQKPTIVMAPNKTLAAQLYGEFKAFFPHNAVEYFVSYYDYYQPEAYVPSSDTFIEKDSSVNEHIEQMRLSATKALLERRDALIVCTVSAIYGLGDPNEYFRMVLHMVRGERIDQRELIRRLTEMQYDRNDTELRRATYRVRGEVVDVHPAESDAEALRIELFDGEIERLTIFDPLTGETLRQVPRYTIYPGSHYVTTRRTVLDAIETIKEELRERLEQLYAQNKLVEAQRLAQRTQFDLEMLAEVGYCNGIENYSRHLTGHMPGEPPPCLFDYLPPDALLVVDESHVTVPQIGAMYKGDRSRKETLVEFGFRLPSALDNRPLRFEEWEGRSPRAIYVSATPGPYELRKSEDNIVELVVRPTGLIDPEVEIRPVGTQVDDVLGEITKRVAMGDRVLITTLTKRMAENLTEYLGEHGVRVRYLHSDVDTVERVEIIRDLRLGKFDVLVGINLLREGLDMPEVSLVAILDADKEGFLRSAGSLIQTIGRAARNVRGKAILYADRITNSMQKAIDETDRRRQRQVEHNTEHGIVPRSVAKAVVDIMEGARAEPGETAKGRGKARKVADNLAEYAKLSPSQFAARIKALEQQMYQHARDLEFEEAAAVRDQLRQLKDAGFAA